From one Tsukamurella tyrosinosolvens genomic stretch:
- a CDS encoding FAD-binding dehydrogenase has product MGEDRSQVAGFEPDAIVVGAGLAGLVAAYELSRAGRRVLVLDQENRNNLGGQAFWSLGGLFLVDSPEQRRLGIKDSFELAWQDWTGSAGFDREDEDRWPRRWARAYVEFATHRKRDYLRRLGLGFTPVVGWAERGGGAADGHGNSVPRFHLTWGTGPEVVRVFREPVERAEAQGLVRFAFRHRVDELVTGDDGAVVGVRGAVLEPTDLDRGVASSRDVRSEFEFRAPTVLVTSGGIGHNFELMRQYWPTERLGPFPQHMIAGVPAHVDGRMLAISEAAGANIVNRDRVWAYTEGIHNWAPIWPDHAIRIIPGPSSLWFDANGNRFTAPNFPGFDTNSTMKAILETGYDYSWFVLTETIIEKEFALSGSEQNPDITEKDLKLALGRVKSKGAPGPVEAFKQHGEDFIVADTLEELVAGMNRIGRGGHVDLDHLRTQIEARDRETANAFSKDAQLQAMHNARNYLGDKVVRVAKPHRILDPEHGPLIAVRLNILSRKTLGGLETDLSARVLGADGAPVPGLYAAGEVAGFGGGGVHGYNALEGTFLGGCIFSGMTAGRAAAAATGDRNGGARA; this is encoded by the coding sequence GTGGGCGAGGATCGATCGCAGGTCGCAGGGTTCGAGCCGGACGCGATCGTCGTCGGTGCGGGGCTCGCGGGCCTGGTGGCCGCGTACGAGCTGTCGCGGGCGGGCCGTCGCGTGCTGGTGCTCGACCAGGAGAACCGCAACAACCTCGGCGGCCAGGCATTCTGGAGCCTCGGCGGTCTGTTCCTGGTCGACTCCCCCGAGCAGCGGCGCCTCGGCATCAAGGACTCCTTCGAGCTGGCCTGGCAGGACTGGACCGGCTCGGCCGGCTTCGACCGTGAGGACGAGGACCGCTGGCCCCGGCGGTGGGCGCGCGCCTACGTCGAGTTCGCGACGCACCGCAAGCGCGACTACCTGCGGCGCCTCGGGCTCGGGTTCACGCCCGTCGTCGGTTGGGCCGAGCGGGGCGGCGGCGCGGCGGACGGCCACGGCAACTCCGTCCCCCGGTTCCACCTCACCTGGGGCACCGGCCCCGAAGTCGTCCGCGTCTTCCGCGAGCCGGTCGAGCGCGCCGAGGCTCAGGGCCTGGTGCGCTTCGCCTTCCGCCACCGCGTCGACGAGCTCGTCACCGGTGACGACGGCGCCGTCGTCGGTGTCCGCGGCGCCGTCCTCGAACCCACCGACCTCGACCGCGGCGTGGCGAGCTCCCGCGATGTACGGAGCGAGTTCGAGTTCCGTGCGCCGACGGTCCTCGTGACCTCCGGCGGCATCGGCCACAACTTCGAGCTCATGCGGCAGTACTGGCCCACCGAGCGGCTCGGCCCGTTCCCGCAGCACATGATCGCGGGCGTCCCCGCGCACGTGGATGGTCGCATGCTCGCGATCTCGGAGGCGGCGGGCGCGAACATCGTCAACCGCGACCGGGTGTGGGCCTACACCGAGGGCATCCACAACTGGGCTCCGATCTGGCCCGACCACGCGATCCGCATCATCCCCGGACCGTCGTCGCTGTGGTTCGACGCGAACGGCAACCGCTTCACGGCCCCGAACTTCCCCGGCTTCGATACGAATTCGACGATGAAGGCGATCCTCGAAACCGGATACGACTACTCGTGGTTCGTCCTCACCGAGACGATCATCGAGAAGGAGTTCGCGCTCTCCGGCTCGGAGCAGAACCCGGACATCACCGAGAAGGACCTGAAACTCGCTCTCGGAAGAGTGAAGTCCAAGGGGGCGCCCGGCCCGGTCGAGGCGTTCAAGCAACACGGTGAGGACTTCATCGTCGCGGACACCCTCGAGGAGTTGGTCGCGGGCATGAACCGGATCGGCCGCGGCGGGCACGTCGATCTCGACCACCTGCGCACCCAGATCGAGGCGCGCGACCGGGAGACCGCCAACGCCTTCAGCAAGGACGCCCAGCTCCAGGCGATGCACAACGCGCGGAACTACCTGGGCGACAAGGTGGTGCGCGTCGCGAAGCCGCACCGCATCCTCGATCCCGAGCACGGCCCGCTCATCGCGGTCCGCCTGAACATCCTGTCCCGCAAGACCCTGGGCGGACTCGAGACCGACCTCTCGGCGCGCGTCCTGGGGGCCGACGGTGCGCCCGTCCCCGGCCTCTACGCCGCGGGTGAGGTCGCCGGGTTCGGCGGTGGCGGCGTGCACGGATACAACGCCCTGGAGGGCACGTTCCTGGGTGGCTGCATCTTCTCGGGCATGACGGCGGGCCGCGCCGCGGCCGCCGCGACGGGCGATCGAAACGGAGGTGCACGAGCATGA
- the leuA gene encoding 2-isopropylmalate synthase, with protein sequence MSPAADSYTSGVSKITAPAGPRNPGQPAWNQQRGSAMPAHRYRSFGDEVEHIALPDRTWPDKVATTAPLWCAVDLRDGNQALIDPMSPARKRRMFDLLVRMGYKEIEVGFPSASQTDFDFVREIIEDGAIPDDVTIQVLVQCRDELIERTFEACQGAKNVIVHFYNSTSVLQRRVVFRADKAAIKKIATDAAHKVLEEEKKYPDTAWRYEYSPESYTGTELSFAKEVCDAVTEIIAPTPEKPIILNLPATVEMATPNVYADSIEWMSRNLARRDSVILSLHPHNDRGEGVAAAELGYLAGADRIEGCLFGNGERTGNVCLVTLGLNLYSRGIDPQITFSDIDEIRRTVEYCNQLPVPERHPYGGDLVYTAFSGSHQDAINKGLDQMKIDADDADKDVDDIVWQVPYLPIDPKDVGRNYEAVIRVNSQSGKGGVAYIMKADHGLQLPRRLQIEFSQSVQKITDGEGGEVTPKEMWDVFAGEYIDPILPLERMRQKVTASEVDGGVDRIDAVVKVDGKEQEISGEGNGPLAAFVDAIGTVGFEVRVLDYSEHALSAGDDAQAAAYVEAIVRVGEEDRTVWGVGIAPSITTASLRAVVSAVNRANGSRRTAQEAVGEASTRTWAP encoded by the coding sequence ATGAGCCCTGCAGCCGATTCCTACACCTCCGGCGTTTCCAAGATCACCGCTCCCGCCGGCCCCCGCAACCCGGGCCAGCCCGCGTGGAACCAGCAGCGCGGAAGCGCCATGCCCGCCCACCGCTACCGCTCCTTCGGTGACGAGGTCGAGCACATCGCGCTCCCCGACCGCACCTGGCCCGACAAGGTCGCCACGACCGCTCCGCTGTGGTGCGCCGTGGACCTGCGCGACGGCAACCAGGCCCTCATCGATCCCATGAGCCCCGCGCGCAAGCGCCGCATGTTCGACCTGCTGGTCCGCATGGGCTACAAGGAGATCGAGGTCGGCTTCCCGTCCGCCAGCCAGACCGACTTCGACTTCGTCCGCGAGATCATCGAGGACGGCGCCATCCCGGACGACGTCACGATCCAGGTACTGGTGCAGTGCCGCGACGAGCTGATCGAGCGCACCTTCGAGGCCTGCCAGGGCGCGAAGAACGTGATCGTGCACTTCTACAACTCGACCTCGGTGCTGCAGCGCCGCGTGGTCTTCCGCGCCGACAAGGCGGCGATCAAGAAGATCGCCACCGACGCCGCGCACAAAGTGCTCGAAGAGGAGAAGAAGTACCCCGACACCGCGTGGCGGTACGAGTACTCCCCCGAGTCCTACACCGGCACCGAGCTCTCCTTCGCCAAGGAGGTGTGCGACGCGGTCACGGAGATCATCGCGCCGACCCCCGAGAAGCCGATCATCCTGAACCTGCCCGCCACCGTCGAGATGGCCACGCCGAACGTCTACGCCGACTCGATCGAGTGGATGAGCCGCAACCTGGCACGCCGTGACAGCGTCATCCTGTCGCTGCACCCGCACAACGACCGCGGTGAGGGCGTCGCGGCGGCCGAGCTGGGCTACCTCGCCGGCGCGGACCGGATCGAGGGCTGCCTGTTCGGCAACGGCGAGCGCACCGGCAACGTCTGCCTGGTGACGCTGGGTCTGAACCTCTACAGCCGCGGCATCGACCCGCAGATCACCTTCTCCGACATCGACGAGATCCGGCGCACCGTCGAATACTGCAACCAGCTGCCCGTGCCCGAACGGCACCCGTACGGCGGCGACCTGGTGTACACCGCGTTCTCGGGCAGCCACCAGGACGCGATCAACAAGGGCCTCGACCAGATGAAGATCGACGCCGACGACGCCGACAAGGACGTCGACGACATCGTCTGGCAGGTGCCCTACCTGCCGATCGACCCCAAGGACGTGGGCCGCAACTACGAGGCCGTGATCCGCGTCAACAGCCAGTCCGGCAAGGGCGGCGTCGCGTACATCATGAAGGCGGATCACGGCCTGCAGCTGCCGCGCCGCCTGCAGATCGAGTTCAGCCAGTCGGTGCAGAAGATCACCGACGGCGAGGGCGGCGAGGTCACGCCCAAGGAGATGTGGGACGTCTTCGCCGGCGAGTACATCGACCCGATCCTGCCGCTGGAGCGCATGCGCCAGAAGGTGACCGCGTCCGAGGTCGACGGTGGCGTCGACCGCATCGATGCCGTGGTCAAGGTCGACGGCAAGGAGCAGGAGATCTCGGGCGAGGGCAACGGCCCGCTCGCGGCCTTCGTCGACGCGATCGGCACCGTCGGCTTCGAGGTCCGCGTGCTGGACTACAGCGAGCACGCGCTCTCCGCGGGCGACGACGCACAGGCCGCTGCCTACGTCGAGGCGATCGTCCGCGTCGGCGAAGAGGACCGCACCGTCTGGGGCGTGGGCATCGCCCCGTCGATCACCACCGCCTCGCTGCGCGCCGTGGTCTCGGCGGTGAACCGGGCCAACGGCAGCCGCCGCACCGCTCAGGAGGCGGTCGGCGAGGCCTCGACGCGGACCTGGGCGCCGTAG
- a CDS encoding PLP-dependent aminotransferase family protein encodes MSNGSSSERLTTALRAWIAAAPPGSKLPSTRALVAEHRVGPVTVQQALRSLTAAGAIETRPGVGTFTRIARAPRPVDLGWQTAALGAAGRRTPAAPTALLPSDSEAIGLHSGYPARELLPERLVRPALARASRSESLMGRPPIAGLPELRSWFAEELAAVTPAGVGTVSARDVVVTPGSQGALLTAFRALVGAGRPLVMESPTYWGAILAAEQAGVDVVPVPSGPAGPDPDMVRRVFAETGARAFYAQPAFASPTGAVWDEERAAAILGAVREAGAFLIEDDYAHDFGIDAAPVPLATRDDGGHVVYIRSLSKSVAPAVRVAAVIARGPARDRILADTQADAMYVSGALQAVALDVVTAPAWRTHLRRLGRQLGDRRDLLLRSLHEHAPAVAVDAVPRGGLALWARLPDDVELGAVVENCRRSGLVVGPGDEWFPAEPTGNHLRLAYAGPQAERFPEAARILQAAITRTA; translated from the coding sequence ATGTCCAACGGTAGCAGTAGCGAGCGCCTGACGACAGCGCTGCGCGCGTGGATCGCCGCGGCCCCGCCGGGCAGCAAGCTCCCCTCGACCCGCGCACTCGTCGCCGAGCACCGGGTCGGCCCCGTCACCGTGCAGCAGGCACTGCGCTCCCTCACCGCCGCCGGTGCGATCGAGACCCGACCTGGTGTAGGCACTTTCACACGGATCGCACGTGCCCCCCGCCCCGTCGACCTCGGCTGGCAGACAGCCGCCCTCGGGGCCGCGGGACGGCGGACACCAGCCGCCCCGACCGCCCTGCTGCCGTCGGACAGCGAGGCGATCGGCCTGCACTCCGGCTACCCGGCGCGCGAGCTGCTACCGGAGCGGCTCGTGCGGCCGGCCCTGGCCCGGGCCTCGCGCAGCGAGTCGCTCATGGGGCGGCCGCCGATCGCAGGGCTCCCGGAACTGCGATCCTGGTTCGCGGAAGAGCTCGCGGCGGTCACCCCCGCCGGGGTCGGTACCGTCAGTGCCCGCGACGTGGTCGTGACGCCGGGAAGTCAGGGCGCACTCCTCACGGCCTTCCGCGCGCTCGTCGGCGCCGGTCGGCCGCTCGTCATGGAGTCACCGACCTACTGGGGCGCGATCCTCGCCGCGGAGCAGGCCGGGGTCGACGTGGTCCCGGTACCGAGCGGTCCGGCGGGCCCGGATCCCGACATGGTCCGTCGCGTGTTCGCCGAAACCGGGGCGCGGGCCTTCTACGCACAGCCCGCGTTCGCCAGCCCGACGGGGGCCGTGTGGGACGAGGAGCGCGCCGCCGCGATCCTCGGTGCGGTGCGCGAGGCCGGTGCCTTCCTCATCGAGGACGACTACGCGCACGATTTCGGGATCGACGCGGCGCCGGTACCGCTCGCGACACGCGACGACGGCGGCCACGTGGTGTACATCCGGTCGCTGAGCAAGAGCGTGGCCCCGGCCGTGCGGGTGGCTGCGGTCATCGCGCGCGGCCCGGCACGGGACCGGATCCTCGCCGACACCCAGGCCGACGCGATGTACGTGAGCGGCGCACTGCAGGCCGTCGCGCTCGACGTGGTCACCGCCCCCGCCTGGCGCACCCACCTGCGGCGACTCGGCAGGCAGCTCGGCGACCGGCGCGACCTACTCCTACGGTCGCTGCACGAGCACGCGCCGGCGGTGGCGGTGGACGCCGTGCCGCGGGGCGGATTGGCGTTGTGGGCGCGACTTCCCGACGACGTCGAACTCGGCGCCGTCGTCGAGAACTGCCGGAGGAGCGGGCTCGTCGTCGGCCCCGGCGACGAGTGGTTCCCTGCGGAGCCCACGGGCAATCATCTCCGCCTCGCCTACGCCGGGCCGCAGGCCGAGCGGTTCCCGGAGGCCGCCCGGATTCTCCAGGCCGCGATCACACGGACGGCGTGA
- a CDS encoding GntR family transcriptional regulator, whose protein sequence is MATTNPKRTRVDAVYDALRADVLAGRRPPGERLKFPDLGAAYGASVSVIREALTRLAAEGMVTSQAHQGFTVTELSADSLGDLTDARIALESLVLARSIEEGDVAWESQVVATHHTLERTPLLSDEPVRVSDEWVQAHAAFHAAILAGCSNRRLVQITQALRDEAELYRRWSFPLGVERDRDLAGEHRRIMELTMARDAAGATEALRDHIAHTTRLLEEYIATAT, encoded by the coding sequence GTGGCTACCACGAATCCGAAGCGCACCCGCGTGGACGCGGTGTACGACGCGCTGCGCGCCGACGTCCTGGCGGGCAGGCGGCCCCCGGGCGAGCGGCTGAAGTTCCCCGATCTCGGCGCCGCCTACGGCGCCAGCGTCTCCGTCATTCGCGAGGCCCTGACCAGGCTCGCAGCGGAGGGGATGGTCACGTCGCAGGCGCATCAGGGCTTCACGGTGACCGAGTTGTCCGCGGACAGCCTCGGCGATCTCACCGACGCGCGCATCGCGCTCGAATCGCTGGTGCTCGCCCGGTCGATCGAGGAAGGTGATGTGGCCTGGGAGTCGCAGGTGGTCGCGACACACCACACGCTCGAGCGGACGCCGCTGCTCAGCGATGAGCCGGTTCGGGTGTCGGACGAGTGGGTGCAGGCGCACGCCGCGTTCCACGCCGCGATTCTCGCGGGGTGCTCCAATCGGCGTCTGGTGCAGATCACGCAGGCACTCCGGGACGAGGCCGAGTTGTACCGCAGGTGGTCGTTCCCGCTGGGGGTCGAACGCGATCGTGACCTTGCAGGTGAGCATCGCCGGATCATGGAGCTGACCATGGCGCGGGATGCGGCGGGCGCGACGGAGGCGTTGCGGGATCACATCGCGCACACGACGCGGCTTCTGGAGGAGTACATCGCGACCGCGACATAG
- a CDS encoding globin domain-containing protein, with the protein MLTDAQLTVVRDTLPAVGAAIDEITPNFYRRLFEAHPELERDLFNRGNQAVGAQQRSLAASIAMYATAVVDDRVSARSMLERVANKHASLGVAPDQYPVVYEHLFGAIAQVLGDAVTPAVAEAWTALYWQLADELITLEKGLYAAAAVSPETVWRTVVVAERRQETPHTVAFVLVDPAGDPLPTYLPGQYVSVAVRLPDGARQIRQYSLSGAGEGRWRIGVRRDGAVSSYLHEYAFEGARLQVSPPFGDIVLDSDPETPLVLASAGIGITPVLGMLHHLAEEGGARRVIVAHADRTRATHAHRAELAELIGRIPGAALHTWYDELPDGYPLGAGESRGRIDLDGLPVPSDAHAYLCGPLPFMTGVAEQLEGVGVPRERVWFEAFTPSV; encoded by the coding sequence ATGCTCACCGACGCCCAGCTCACCGTCGTCCGCGACACCCTGCCCGCCGTGGGCGCCGCGATCGACGAGATCACGCCGAACTTCTACCGCCGCCTGTTCGAGGCGCACCCCGAACTGGAGCGCGACCTGTTCAACCGCGGCAATCAGGCCGTGGGGGCCCAACAGCGCTCGCTCGCCGCGTCGATCGCGATGTACGCCACCGCCGTCGTCGACGACCGGGTCTCGGCGCGGTCGATGCTGGAGCGAGTGGCGAACAAGCACGCATCGCTGGGGGTGGCACCGGACCAGTACCCGGTCGTGTACGAGCACCTGTTCGGGGCGATCGCGCAGGTCCTCGGCGACGCCGTCACCCCCGCTGTGGCGGAGGCGTGGACGGCGCTCTACTGGCAGCTGGCCGACGAGCTGATCACCCTGGAGAAAGGGCTCTACGCCGCTGCCGCGGTGAGCCCGGAGACGGTGTGGCGCACGGTGGTCGTCGCCGAGCGTCGCCAGGAGACGCCGCATACCGTCGCCTTCGTTCTCGTCGACCCGGCCGGCGACCCCCTGCCGACATATCTTCCCGGGCAGTACGTGTCGGTCGCGGTCCGGCTACCCGACGGTGCGCGCCAGATCCGGCAGTACAGCCTGTCCGGCGCGGGCGAAGGCCGGTGGCGGATCGGTGTGCGGCGCGACGGCGCGGTCTCGTCGTACCTGCACGAGTACGCCTTCGAGGGTGCGCGGCTGCAGGTTTCGCCGCCCTTCGGTGACATCGTGCTCGACAGCGACCCGGAGACCCCACTGGTACTCGCTTCGGCGGGCATCGGGATCACCCCCGTCCTCGGCATGCTCCACCACCTCGCCGAGGAGGGCGGCGCGCGCCGGGTGATCGTGGCGCACGCCGATCGCACGCGCGCGACTCATGCGCACCGGGCGGAGCTGGCGGAGCTCATCGGCCGGATTCCGGGGGCCGCGCTGCACACCTGGTACGACGAGCTCCCCGACGGATACCCGCTGGGCGCGGGGGAGTCCCGCGGCCGGATCGACCTCGACGGCCTCCCCGTCCCGTCCGACGCCCACGCGTATCTGTGCGGCCCGTTGCCGTTCATGACCGGTGTCGCCGAGCAACTCGAGGGCGTCGGCGTGCCGCGCGAGCGCGTGTGGTTCGAGGCCTTCACGCCGTCCGTGTGA
- a CDS encoding TetR/AcrR family transcriptional regulator — protein MAKGERTRARTVEKFLDAGLEVFAERGFHAASMDEICARAELSRGAFYSNFSGKEALFLALFDRHAETQIGRITAVIDAADSLESAIAAAARAAAHDDPDERRWALLSTEFTIYAARDGEAARRLTDRDVVLRERLSAALARFVGPVDAMALARYAIALYEGVQLTHLVDRDADAARELLLRFLPAGLHTVES, from the coding sequence ATGGCGAAGGGCGAACGCACACGCGCGCGGACCGTCGAGAAGTTCCTCGACGCCGGGCTGGAGGTGTTCGCGGAGCGCGGCTTCCACGCCGCCTCGATGGACGAGATCTGCGCCCGCGCGGAGCTCTCCCGCGGCGCCTTCTACTCGAACTTCTCGGGCAAGGAGGCGCTGTTCCTGGCCCTGTTCGATCGCCACGCCGAGACCCAGATCGGCCGCATCACCGCGGTGATCGACGCAGCCGACTCCCTCGAATCCGCCATCGCCGCCGCCGCGCGCGCGGCGGCGCACGACGACCCGGACGAGCGGCGGTGGGCCCTGCTCTCCACCGAGTTCACCATCTACGCCGCGCGCGACGGCGAGGCCGCGCGACGGCTGACCGACCGCGACGTCGTCCTCCGCGAACGCCTCTCCGCCGCGCTCGCCCGCTTCGTCGGGCCGGTCGACGCAATGGCGCTCGCCCGGTACGCGATCGCGCTGTACGAGGGCGTCCAGCTCACGCACCTCGTCGACCGCGATGCCGACGCCGCCCGCGAGCTGCTCCTGCGGTTCCTACCCGCCGGCCTGCACACCGTCGAGAGCTGA
- a CDS encoding SDR family oxidoreductase has translation MSARTALVTGATSGIGYETAKLLAQKGYRVLGTSRDPEAIAADKRIPGVEYLALDLADRESVAACAAAAGTVDVVVNNAGESQSGPLEELPADAVDRLFQTNVFGAVQLTQRLLPAMRLRRYGRVIMVGSMLASFPLAYRGSYVAAKAALKGFASAARQELSPFGVWVSTVEPGSIATGIGERRTKYVADDSVYRADFDTMIENLDANERAGISPAQVAQVIVKAIEADKPREFYAVGSNAPLVFLLKRLVPVEVVSSIVARRHGLQR, from the coding sequence ATGAGCGCACGTACGGCACTGGTGACGGGGGCCACCTCCGGCATCGGCTACGAGACGGCGAAGCTGCTGGCGCAGAAGGGCTACCGGGTCCTCGGCACCAGCCGTGACCCGGAGGCGATCGCCGCGGACAAGCGGATCCCCGGCGTGGAGTACCTCGCGCTCGACCTCGCGGACCGCGAGTCCGTCGCCGCGTGCGCCGCGGCCGCCGGCACCGTCGACGTCGTCGTGAACAATGCGGGCGAGAGCCAGTCCGGGCCGCTCGAGGAGCTCCCCGCCGACGCCGTCGACCGGCTCTTCCAGACGAACGTCTTCGGTGCGGTGCAACTCACCCAGCGCCTCCTGCCGGCGATGCGCCTGCGGCGCTACGGCCGCGTGATCATGGTCGGCTCCATGCTCGCCAGCTTCCCGCTCGCCTACCGCGGCTCCTACGTCGCGGCCAAGGCGGCGCTCAAGGGCTTCGCCTCCGCGGCGCGGCAGGAACTCTCGCCCTTCGGCGTGTGGGTCTCCACCGTGGAACCCGGCTCCATCGCCACGGGGATCGGGGAGCGGCGCACGAAGTACGTCGCCGACGACTCCGTGTACCGCGCCGACTTCGACACCATGATCGAGAACCTCGACGCCAACGAGCGGGCGGGAATCTCGCCGGCACAGGTGGCGCAGGTGATCGTCAAGGCGATCGAGGCCGACAAGCCGCGCGAGTTCTACGCGGTGGGCAGTAATGCGCCCCTGGTCTTCCTGCTCAAGCGGCTGGTACCGGTCGAGGTGGTCTCCAGCATCGTGGCGCGCCGCCACGGCCTCCAGCGGTAG
- a CDS encoding DMT family transporter: protein MSHHDSATLPEASVISDPHPVRSGLLWGLLGVLAFSFTVPFTRVAVSEGGLPPLFVGAGRAVVAALLAAIALVVTRQALPRGRQWVGVGVVALGVVIGFPVLTSFALTTSSASHGAVVIAVLPAATAVVAVWRTGERPPPAFWLAAAVGAVCAVAFAVVQGGGLGALRLSDLLLFGAVIAAAVGYAEGGLLSRELGAWQTISWALVVAAPFMLALTAFGARGGVGGTAPAWWSFAYLGVVSMFLGFFAWYRGLAIGPMASVSQVQLAQPVFGIAWAALLLGEPIGWSTVLGGFAVIAAGALAVRTRARPRRDQRSASNSRTVTKR from the coding sequence ATGAGTCATCATGATAGCGCTACTCTTCCCGAGGCGTCGGTGATATCGGACCCGCATCCCGTGCGATCCGGTCTGCTGTGGGGCCTGCTCGGGGTGCTGGCCTTCTCGTTCACGGTGCCGTTCACGCGGGTCGCCGTCTCCGAGGGCGGGCTCCCGCCCCTCTTCGTCGGCGCCGGGCGCGCCGTCGTCGCCGCCCTGCTGGCCGCGATCGCCCTCGTCGTGACCCGCCAGGCGCTCCCGCGGGGCCGGCAGTGGGTCGGGGTGGGCGTCGTCGCACTCGGTGTGGTGATCGGCTTCCCCGTGCTCACCTCGTTCGCGCTCACCACCTCGTCGGCGTCCCATGGCGCCGTCGTCATCGCCGTGCTGCCGGCGGCCACCGCCGTCGTCGCCGTGTGGCGTACGGGGGAGCGGCCGCCGCCGGCGTTCTGGTTGGCGGCGGCCGTGGGGGCGGTGTGCGCCGTCGCCTTCGCCGTGGTGCAGGGCGGTGGGCTCGGCGCGCTGCGCCTGTCCGACCTGCTGCTGTTCGGCGCGGTGATCGCGGCCGCGGTCGGCTATGCGGAGGGCGGTCTGCTGTCGCGGGAACTCGGAGCGTGGCAGACGATCTCGTGGGCGCTCGTCGTGGCGGCGCCGTTCATGCTGGCGCTCACCGCCTTCGGCGCCCGCGGGGGTGTGGGCGGCACCGCGCCCGCCTGGTGGTCCTTCGCGTACCTCGGCGTGGTCAGCATGTTCCTCGGCTTCTTCGCCTGGTATCGCGGTCTCGCGATCGGCCCGATGGCCTCGGTGAGCCAGGTGCAGCTGGCGCAGCCGGTCTTCGGGATCGCCTGGGCGGCACTCCTGCTCGGGGAGCCGATCGGCTGGTCGACGGTGCTCGGCGGCTTCGCCGTCATCGCGGCGGGCGCCCTCGCGGTGCGCACGCGGGCGCGACCCCGACGGGATCAGCGGAGCGCCAGCAACTCCCGGACCGTGACGAAGCGGTAG
- a CDS encoding MFS transporter, translating into MTSSPEAPAPLRAVGVLTCAAALVTMGICLRLIFGSSSAVLDEIRDAYGLSGAEVALLTTGPVICLGLFSAAAPRLARRYTAVVVATAAVAMIAVGSALRIAPSWAVLLGGTMLAGAGIALGNVLGPVLVRIFFPHRIGLMTGLFTSMVCLSTGFASALTVPGATALGGSWRASLALWAIPSLVAAALLATVTVRYLRFRRDVPEADGAADRGAARTVLRSPVAWAVTGFMGLQSLQAYALIGWIPTIYGTGGCRRRPAARCSRSAASSAW; encoded by the coding sequence ATGACGTCGAGCCCGGAAGCCCCCGCCCCATTGCGGGCCGTCGGCGTCCTCACGTGCGCGGCGGCCCTCGTCACGATGGGCATCTGCCTGCGCCTGATCTTTGGCAGCTCGTCCGCTGTGCTCGACGAGATCCGCGACGCCTACGGCCTCAGTGGCGCCGAGGTCGCGCTGCTCACGACCGGCCCGGTGATCTGTCTCGGCCTGTTCTCCGCGGCCGCGCCGCGCCTGGCCCGCCGGTACACCGCGGTGGTGGTGGCGACCGCCGCGGTCGCCATGATCGCGGTCGGTAGCGCCCTGCGGATCGCGCCGAGCTGGGCCGTGCTGCTGGGCGGCACTATGCTCGCGGGCGCGGGCATCGCGCTCGGCAACGTCCTCGGACCGGTGCTCGTGCGGATCTTCTTCCCGCATCGGATCGGGCTGATGACGGGCCTGTTCACCTCCATGGTGTGCCTCTCCACCGGCTTCGCCTCGGCGCTCACGGTCCCCGGGGCGACGGCGCTCGGTGGTAGCTGGCGCGCCTCACTCGCGCTGTGGGCGATCCCGTCGCTGGTCGCCGCGGCACTGCTCGCGACGGTCACCGTGCGGTACCTCCGCTTCCGGCGGGACGTCCCCGAGGCCGACGGTGCCGCCGACCGCGGCGCCGCCCGGACTGTGCTGCGCAGCCCTGTCGCGTGGGCCGTCACCGGATTCATGGGGCTGCAGTCGCTGCAGGCGTACGCGCTGATCGGGTGGATCCCCACGATCTACGGGACCGGGGGATGTCGGCGGAGGCCGGCGGCGCGATGCTCGCGATCGGCGGCCTCCTCAGCGTGGTGA